One window of the Asticcacaulis sp. SL142 genome contains the following:
- the tolB gene encoding Tol-Pal system beta propeller repeat protein TolB translates to MIRNSTPHRPLMIRSLMALASVIAALSCAVMPARAQEPLRATVNQGVIEPLPIAIKIDSAATNASGNLGTQISKVVMADLERSGFFRPIDPNAFIQSQLDVNVTPNFENWRTINAQALSNGMAFIDGQGRLQVDFRLWDVFSEKQLLGMSFTATPENYRRIAHKIADAIYEKLTGEEGYFDTRIVFVAESGGRAKRIKRLAIMDQDGANPSYLTDGSYKVMTPRFNADSQEITYMALRDDSARIYIFNIETGRQETVGQIKGMVFAPRFSPDGSKLAYSVAQGGNTDIYVMDLRSRSTRRLTTESSIETSPSFSADGSTIVFTSDRGGSPQIYAMNADGSGIRRITFGGGSYSTPVFSPKGDLIAFTKQSSGRFSIGVMGADGSGERLLTSSYLEEGPTWAPNGRYIMFFREPPGGMPSLWTVDVTGRVERPVPYPGGASDPAWSPRLK, encoded by the coding sequence ATGATCCGGAATTCTACGCCCCACAGACCCCTTATGATCCGCAGCCTTATGGCCTTAGCCAGCGTGATTGCGGCCCTATCGTGTGCGGTTATGCCCGCGCGTGCTCAGGAACCACTGCGGGCCACCGTCAATCAGGGGGTGATTGAGCCTTTGCCGATCGCCATAAAGATTGATTCGGCGGCGACCAACGCGTCGGGCAATCTGGGGACGCAGATTTCCAAGGTGGTCATGGCCGATCTGGAGCGTTCCGGCTTTTTCCGCCCGATTGATCCGAACGCGTTTATTCAATCTCAGCTTGATGTCAATGTGACGCCGAACTTTGAAAACTGGCGCACCATCAATGCTCAGGCTTTGTCGAACGGCATGGCGTTTATTGACGGGCAGGGGCGGTTGCAGGTTGATTTTCGCCTGTGGGATGTCTTCTCCGAAAAGCAGCTTCTGGGGATGTCATTTACGGCCACGCCGGAAAACTATCGCCGTATTGCCCATAAGATTGCCGACGCCATCTATGAAAAACTGACCGGTGAAGAGGGTTATTTCGATACGCGCATTGTGTTTGTGGCTGAAAGCGGCGGTCGCGCCAAGCGCATCAAGCGTCTGGCCATCATGGATCAGGACGGTGCGAATCCGTCCTATCTGACCGATGGGTCTTATAAGGTCATGACCCCGCGCTTTAATGCTGACAGCCAGGAAATCACCTATATGGCGCTGCGTGACGATTCCGCGCGCATCTACATTTTCAATATTGAGACGGGCCGTCAGGAAACGGTGGGCCAGATTAAGGGCATGGTGTTCGCGCCGCGCTTTTCGCCCGATGGTTCCAAGCTGGCCTATAGCGTGGCACAGGGCGGCAACACCGACATCTATGTCATGGATCTGCGCTCGCGCTCCACGCGCCGGTTGACGACGGAATCGTCAATTGAAACCTCGCCGTCATTTTCTGCAGATGGATCAACCATTGTCTTTACGTCTGATCGCGGCGGGTCACCCCAAATCTACGCCATGAATGCGGATGGATCGGGCATCCGCCGGATTACCTTTGGCGGCGGTTCCTATTCGACACCGGTGTTTTCACCCAAGGGCGATCTGATCGCCTTCACCAAACAGTCCAGCGGCCGGTTCTCGATCGGGGTGATGGGCGCGGATGGTTCCGGTGAGCGTCTGTTGACCTCATCCTACCTTGAGGAAGGCCCGACCTGGGCACCGAACGGCCGTTACATCATGTTCTTCCGTGAGCCTCCGGGCGGGATGCCGTCCCTGTGGACGGTGGATGTTACGGGCCGTGTGGAGCGGCCCGTGCCATATCCCGGCGGTGCGTCTGATCCGGCCTGGTCACCCCGTTTGAAGTAG
- a CDS encoding glycosyltransferase family 25 protein — translation MKIYVINLDKDSQRLDFMTSNLTAAGLEFERFRAIHYTDIPPHCRPLADRLAACGLRPGEVGCTLSHVEVWKKIASGPDDFAIIFEDDVHITADFRAFCTGLDPDKGELAIHRLETFLARVTLKRTPAYRMGKRTAHQMLSNHGGAGAYLINRATAKAFLAMSDHFSNIVDVELFDPARGSVPARIKTYQWLPAPCIQDMFISRTFTSNLLERLDFDNNHLGPLSRWEPLKQLLRPLNTALQDLRLRPSGRTRRLIRHG, via the coding sequence ATGAAAATCTACGTAATAAACCTTGATAAGGACTCGCAGCGTCTTGACTTCATGACGTCAAATCTTACGGCTGCAGGGTTGGAGTTTGAACGCTTCCGCGCCATCCACTACACTGATATCCCGCCACATTGTCGCCCTCTGGCGGATCGACTGGCGGCTTGTGGCCTGCGTCCCGGTGAAGTGGGCTGCACCCTGTCACATGTGGAGGTGTGGAAAAAAATCGCCTCAGGCCCTGACGATTTTGCCATAATTTTCGAAGACGATGTGCATATTACGGCTGATTTCAGGGCATTTTGTACCGGCCTTGATCCCGATAAGGGCGAACTGGCCATACACCGCCTGGAAACCTTTCTGGCGCGGGTAACCCTGAAGAGAACCCCGGCCTATCGTATGGGTAAGCGCACAGCCCATCAGATGCTGTCCAATCATGGCGGTGCAGGGGCTTATCTGATCAATCGTGCGACGGCCAAGGCGTTTTTGGCTATGTCAGATCATTTCAGCAATATTGTCGATGTCGAATTGTTCGACCCCGCCCGCGGCAGCGTACCCGCCCGCATAAAAACGTATCAGTGGCTACCTGCGCCATGCATTCAGGATATGTTTATCAGCCGCACCTTTACCTCAAATTTGCTGGAGCGGCTGGATTTCGACAATAATCATCTTGGCCCACTATCACGCTGGGAGCCTTTGAAACAGTTATTGCGTCCGCTGAACACCGCTCTTCAGGATTTACGCCTGCGCCCAAGCGGACGGACCCGGCGGCTGATCCGCCACGGATAA
- a CDS encoding CsgG/HfaB family protein, translated as MLKLRLLAMTAATVCALGAAPQVVAQSTMAKSSKVQQHQNKMVAEIPKCSKKLGSITIVDGDDSYGWTQNNLAPPAKLLKVVVQKSGCFSLVDRGAGMDVAARERELGNSLGLQKGSNMGKGQIKAADFVLVAEVAAADSNTGGGGAAGLIGGMIGGRAGAVVGGFRTKKLEAETVLSLTDVRTSESNSFSGSAAKNDLTWGVGGGAGFAGAVGGGYESTEIGRMVTQAFIMAYTDMVQNLGGIDVGGAAAAPTRSFDVLTATTLRSTPDAKGKVLRALPVGLTVYPTGEKNGMWWQVADDNDNIGWVMNDKLAASK; from the coding sequence ATGCTCAAACTTCGTCTTTTGGCCATGACGGCCGCCACGGTCTGCGCTCTGGGCGCGGCCCCTCAAGTGGTTGCGCAATCGACGATGGCGAAATCGTCAAAGGTTCAGCAACACCAGAATAAGATGGTCGCTGAAATCCCGAAATGCTCCAAAAAGCTGGGCTCGATCACCATTGTCGATGGCGACGATTCCTACGGCTGGACGCAAAATAATCTGGCCCCGCCAGCCAAGCTGCTTAAGGTCGTGGTTCAGAAATCAGGTTGTTTCAGTCTGGTGGATCGCGGGGCGGGCATGGATGTGGCCGCACGCGAGCGCGAACTGGGGAATTCTCTGGGCCTGCAAAAGGGCTCTAACATGGGTAAGGGCCAGATCAAGGCCGCTGACTTTGTGCTGGTGGCCGAAGTGGCCGCAGCCGATTCCAATACCGGTGGCGGGGGGGCTGCGGGGCTGATCGGCGGCATGATTGGTGGTCGCGCCGGTGCGGTCGTCGGTGGTTTCCGCACCAAAAAGCTTGAGGCCGAAACCGTTTTGTCCCTGACGGATGTGCGCACATCTGAATCCAACTCATTTTCGGGCAGTGCGGCCAAGAACGACCTGACCTGGGGTGTTGGCGGCGGCGCTGGCTTTGCCGGTGCGGTTGGCGGCGGTTATGAAAGCACGGAAATTGGCCGTATGGTCACTCAGGCCTTCATCATGGCCTATACGGACATGGTTCAAAATCTGGGCGGGATTGATGTCGGCGGTGCGGCGGCAGCCCCAACGCGCAGCTTTGATGTTCTGACGGCCACGACCTTGCGCAGCACGCCTGATGCTAAGGGTAAGGTGCTTCGCGCCTTGCCTGTGGGCCTGACGGTCTATCCGACCGGCGAAAAGAACGGCATGTGGTGGCAAGTGGCCGATGACAACGACAATATCGGCTGGGTCATGAACGACAAGCTGGCGGCCAGCAAATAA
- the pal gene encoding peptidoglycan-associated lipoprotein Pal, with amino-acid sequence MTMTLKTLSKIALVTFVSATVVACASKPKEEPVAPMPEPVPTPAPMPEAAPTPAPVAPVGVIPGSQQDFVVNVGDRVYFDLDQSGLREDAKALLDAQAAWLVRYPAVKIRIEGNADERGTREYNFALGARRAESVSQYLTQKGVVPARISTISYGKENPLDTTASEEGWAKNRNAKTTLTEGAQ; translated from the coding sequence ATGACCATGACCCTCAAAACCCTTTCCAAAATCGCGCTCGTGACGTTCGTTTCGGCGACCGTGGTGGCCTGTGCGTCCAAGCCAAAGGAAGAGCCCGTGGCACCTATGCCTGAGCCGGTGCCGACCCCAGCCCCGATGCCTGAAGCCGCACCTACGCCCGCACCGGTCGCTCCGGTCGGCGTCATCCCTGGCTCGCAGCAGGACTTTGTGGTCAATGTCGGTGACCGCGTTTATTTCGATCTGGATCAATCGGGCCTGCGTGAAGACGCCAAGGCGCTTCTGGACGCTCAGGCCGCGTGGCTGGTGCGCTATCCCGCCGTCAAGATCCGTATCGAAGGCAATGCCGATGAACGCGGCACCCGCGAATACAACTTCGCTCTGGGCGCCCGCCGCGCCGAATCTGTGTCGCAATACCTGACGCAAAAGGGTGTCGTTCCGGCCCGCATCTCGACCATCTCCTACGGTAAGGAAAACCCGCTGGATACGACCGCTTCGGAAGAAGGCTGGGCCAAGAACCGTAACGCCAAGACGACCCTGACCGAAGGCGCTCAGTAA